A region of Notolabrus celidotus isolate fNotCel1 chromosome 4, fNotCel1.pri, whole genome shotgun sequence DNA encodes the following proteins:
- the msh6 gene encoding DNA mismatch repair protein Msh6 isoform X3, which translates to MAKQSNLFNFFTKSPPPVPKPKPSPSPTEADLPSKSNSSPKEQAKQTPNQQPAKGPKTGSKAAKGGFNKLFGDKTPAPKESSSTCSLNAGALVWTKLEGHPWWPCMVVPQPLTGLQMKGRGRDQRIHVHFFDEPPTRGWVSTKYVREYKGSDSSEAKTGGVFFSGKPVIRRAMELADRARSDGPEERLKMPLCVDPSDDEEEDEDEDMELDKSTLSDEDISDDDEYKNEDKKSPKVSRRSSRASKEKGNKAKRRRIIAPSDSDGSEEEFKPDQAASSSEEEEEEEGTVSSAEEGEESNEASEADSPVKPAAKRKRPSGKTAPIKAKTPSTPAHTPKRVPAAVAADTKSRLSAFSAPENFESQTNGSGGAGGTTTWDHEKLEWLHDGRRKDGGRRRQSEEDYDPGSLYVPEDFLNRNTPGMRRWWQLKSTMYDTVIFYKVGKFYELYHMDAVVGVHELGLTFMRGTWAHSGFPEIGFGRFSDVLVQKGYKVARVEQTETPDMMEARCKTMSRPTKFDKVVRREVCRIITRGTQTYSVLDGAPSESQSKFLLSLKEKAEEESSGRCRTYGVCFVDTSVGFFHVGQFSDDRHCSRLRTLIAHYAPAEVLFEKGNPSVETRKILKASLSSALQEGLTAGSQFWDAQKTLKTFSEEDYFSDQGKGSRFIPALLKKMTSDSDSLGLTPKEGYELALSALGGCVFYLKKCLVDQELLSMANFEEYVPVDVEMERAAGPAGFFAQTRQRMVLDGVTLANLEIFQNGSGGSEGTLLERLDSCCTPFGKRLLKQWICAPLCNPTSIKDRLDAVEDLMEAPAQATEVSDLLKKLPDLERLLSKIHSIGTLKDQDHPDSRAVLYEEVTYSKRKIADFLSALEGFQTMQEVISVLAPVAGESRSGLLRQVLTLKTEKEGLFPDLSAELRRWETAFDHKKARTTGVITPKTGFDPEFDQALTSITSCERELQDYLDRQKKRLGCKNMSYWGSGRNRYQMEVPDSVSERSIPEEYDVKSTKKGWKRYVTKETERMFSELQGFEEKRDAALKDCMRRLFYNFDKNYKDWKTGVECMAVLDVLLALSRYSQGGDGPMTRPQVILPESDDEVAPFLDLTGSRHPCVTKTFFGDDFIPNDIFIGCPGSSEGAEVTGHASCVLVTGPNMGGKSTLMRQCGLVIILAQLGCYVPAESLRFSPVDRVFTRLGASDRIMAGESTFFVELSETASILHHATTHSLVLLDELGRGTATYDGTAIASAVVKELAEKICCRTLFSTHYHSLVEDYAHCPAVRLGHMACMVENECEDPSQETITFLYKFISGACPKSYGFNAARLANLPEEVIQSGHRKAREFEKSTISLRLFKKLCQFAEDASLGNTHFSSLVQMLNSL; encoded by the exons ATGGCGAAGCAGAGCAACCTCTTCAACTTCTTCACCAAGTCCCCTCCTCCGGTCCCCAAGCCCAAACCCAGTCCCTCTCCGACCGAGGCGGACCTGCCCTCCAAGTCCAACTCCTCTCCGAAAGAGCAAGCCAAGCAGACCCCGAACCAGCAGCCTGCCAAGGGGCCGAAGACTGGCTCCAAGGCTGCTAAAGGAGGATTCAACAAACTGTTTGGAGATAAAACTCCAGCACCCAAAGAAAG cagctccacatgCTCTTTAAATGCTGGAGCTCTGGTGTGGACCAAACTGGAGGGACACCCCTGGTGGCCGTGCATGGTGGTGCCTCAGCCTCTGACCGGTCTGCAGATGAAGGGAAGGGGGCGGGACCAGCGCATACACGTTCACTTCTTTGATGAACCCCCGACCAGAGGATGGGTCAGCACCAAATACGTCAGAGAGTACAAAG GCTCTGACAGCAGCGAGGCGAAAACAGGAGGAGTGTTCTTCAGCGGTAAACCGGTGATCCGTCGGGCGATGGAGCTGGCTGACAGAGCTCGGTCTGACGGTCCTGAGGAGAGGCTGAAgatgcctctctgtgtggatccatctgatgatgaagaggaggatgaggatgaagacaTGGAG ctggATAAATCCACGTTGTCCGATGAAGAcatcagtgatgatgatgagtacAAAAACGAAGACAAGAAGTCCCCGAAGGTCAGCCGACGTTCGTCCAGAGcttcaaaagaaaaaggaaacaaggCCAAACGTCGGCGCATCATCGCGCCCTCAGACAGCGACGGGTCAGAAGAGGAATTCAAACCGGATCAGGCGGCGTCCagcagcgaggaggaggaggaggaggaaggtacTGTGAGCAGCGccgaggaaggagaggagagcaaCGAGGCGTCAGAAGCAGATAGTCCCGTGAAGCCGGCTGCAAAACGTAAACGTCCTTCAGGAAAGACCGCCCCCATCAAAGCGAAGACGCCTTCCACGCCGGCTCACACGCCAAAACGAGTTCCTGCAGCCGTCGCCGCTGACACCAAATCTCGCCTCTCTGCGTTCTCTGCTCCTGAGAACTTCGAGAGTCAGACTAACGGATCAGGGGGCGCCGGAGGGACCACGACCTGGGACCACGAGAAGCTGGAGTGGTTGCACGATGGGAGAAGGAAAGATGGCGGACGGCGTCGACAGTCAGAGGAGGACTACGACCCGGGCAGCCTGTACGTGCCTGAAGACTTCCTGAACAGGAACACGCCCGGGATGCGGCGCTGGTGGCAGCTCAAGTCCACGATGTACGACACCGTCATCTTCTACAAAGTGGGCAAGTTCTACGAGCTGTACCACATGGACGCCGTGGTCGGGGTCCACGAGCTGGGCCTCACCTTCATGAGGGGGACCTGGGCGCACTCCGGGTTCCCAGAGATCGGCTTCGGGCGTTTCTCAGACGTGCTGGTCCAGAAAGGCTACAAGGTGGCTCGCGTGGAGCAGACGGAGACCCCCGACATGATGGAGGCCCGCTGTAAGACCATGTCCCGGCCCACCAAGTTCGACAAGGTGGTGAGAAGAGAGGTGTGCCGGATCATCACGAGGGGGACCCAGACGTACAGCGTGCTGGACGGGGCGCCGTCTGAGAGTCAGAGTAAGTTCCTCCTGAGTCTGAAGGAGAAGGCGGAGGAGGAGAGCTCGGGTCGGTGCCGGACCTACGGAGTCTGCTTTGTGGACACGTCTGTGGGGTTCTTCCATGTGGGGCAGTTCTCAGACGACCGTCACTGCTCTCGTCTGCGTACCCTGATCGCTCACTACGCCCCCGCTGAGGTCCTCTTTGAGAAGGGGAACCCGTCTGTGGAGACCCGCAAGATCCTCAAAGCGTCCCTGTCCTCGGCGCTCCAGGAAGGACTGACCGCAGGGTCCCAGTTCTGGGACGCACAGAAGACTCTGAAAACCTTCTCAGAGGAGGACTACTTCAGCGATCAGGGGAAGGGGTCCCGCTTCATTCCTGCTCTCCTGAAGAAGATGACCTCTGACAGCGACTCTCTGGGTCTCACTCCTAAAGAGGGCTACGAGCTGGCCCTGTCGGCTCTGGGGGGGTGCGTCTTCTACCTGAAGAAGTGTCTGGTGGACCAGGAGCTGCTCTCCATGGCGAACTTTGAAGAGTACGTCCCTGTGGATGTGGAGATGGAGAGAGCTGCAGGACCTGCAGGGTTCTTCGCTCAGACCCGGCAGAGGATGGTCCTGGATGGGGTGACCCTGGCCAACCTGGAGATCTTTCAGAACGGCTCAGGAGGATCAGAAGGGACTCTGCTGGAGAGACTGGACTCCTGCTGTACCCCGTTTGGTAAGAGGCTTTTGAAGCAGTGGATCTGTGCTCCCCTGTGTAACCCCACATCCATAAAGGACCGGCTGGACGCCGTGGAGGACCTGATGGAGGCTCCCGCTCAGGCCACAGAGGTATCAGACCTGCTGAAGAAGCTCCCAGACTTGGAGCGTCTCCTCAGTAAAATCCACAGCATCGGCACCCTGAAGGACCAGGACCACCCCGACAGCAGGGCCGTCCTCTACGAGGAGGTCACCTACAGCAAACGCAAGATCGCAGACTTCCTGTCCGCCCTGGAAGGATTCCAGACCATGCAGGAGGTCATCTCAGTCCTCGCTCCGGTCGCAGGAGAGTCCCGCTCCGGTCTGCTCCGCCAAGTGTTgactctgaaaactgaaaaagaagGCCTCTTCCCGGACCTCTCTGCTGAACTCCGGCGCTGGGAGACCGCCTTCGACCACAAGAAGGCTCGCACCACGGGGGTCATCACCCCCAAGACCGGCTTCGACCCGGAGTTCGACCAAGCCCTGACCTCCATCACGAGCTGCGAGCGCGAGCTGCAGGACTACCTGGACCGACAGAAGAAGAGGCTGGGCTGCAAGAACATGTCCTACTGGGGGTCGGGGAGGAACCGCTACCAGATGGAGGTGCCGGACTCGGTCTCTGAGAGGAGCATCCCCGAGGAGTACGACGTGAAGTCCACAAAGAAAGGCTGGAAGCGGTACGTTACCAAGGAGACGGAGAGGATGTTCTCTGAGCTGCAGGGCTTCGAGGAGAAGAGGGACGCGGCTCTGAAGGACTGCATGAGGAGACTCTTCTACAACTTCGACAAGAACTACAAAGACTGGAAGACCGGCGTGGAGTGCATGGCGGTCCTCG acgTCCTCCTCGCTCTGTCCCGCTACAGTCAGGGCGGCGACGGGCCGATGACCAGACCTCAGGTGATTCTCCCTGAGAGTGATGATGAGGTGGCGCCCTTCCTCGACCTCACCGGATCTCGCCATCCTTGCGTCACGAAGACCTTCTTTGGAGACGACTTCATTCCTAACGACATCTTCATCGGCTGCCCGGGAAGCAGCGAGGGCGCCGAGGTGACCGGCCACGCCTCCTGCGTCCTCGTCACAGGGCCGAACATGGGCGGGAAGTCCACCCTCATGAGACAG TGTGGACTGGTGATCATCCTGGCTCAGCTGGGCTGCTACGTTCCTGCTGAGAGTCTCCGCTTCTCTCCGGTGGACCGGGTCTTCACTCGGCTGGGCGCCTCAGATCGGATCATGGCAG GAGAGAGCACCTTCTTCGTGGAGCTGAGCGAGACCGCCAGCATCCTGCACCACGCCACCACACACTCCCTGGTGCTCCTGGACGAGTTAg GAAGGGGCACAGCCACGTATGACGGCACAGCCATCGCCAGCGCCGTGGTGAAGGAGCTGGCTGAGAAAATCTGCTGCCGCACGCTCTTCTCCACCCATTACCACTCCCTGGTGGAGGACTACGCCCACTGCCCCGCCGTGAGGCTGGGTCACATG GCGTGCATGGTGGAGAACGAATGTGAGGACCCGAGTCAGGAGACGATCACATTCCTCTACAAGTTCATCTCCGGCGCTTGTCCCAAGAGTTACGGCTTCAACGCAGCTCGCCTGGCCAACCTGCCCGAGGAGGTCATCCAATCAGGACACAGGAAGGCCCGAGAGTTTGAGAAGAGCACCATCAGCCTCCGCCTCTTCAA gaaGCTGTGTCAGTTCGCTGAAGATGCCTCTCTGGGAAACACACACTTCTCCTCTCTG GTCCAGATGTTGAACAGTCTTTAG
- the msh6 gene encoding DNA mismatch repair protein Msh6 isoform X2 yields the protein MAKQSNLFNFFTKSPPPVPKPKPSPSPTEADLPSKSNSSPKEQAKQTPNQQPAKGPKTGSKAAKGGFNKLFGDKTPAPKESSSTCSLNAGALVWTKLEGHPWWPCMVVPQPLTGLQMKGRGRDQRIHVHFFDEPPTRGWVSTKYVREYKGSDSSEAKTGGVFFSGKPVIRRAMELADRARSDGPEERLKMPLCVDPSDDEEEDEDEDMELDKSTLSDEDISDDDEYKNEDKKSPKVSRRSSRASKEKGNKAKRRRIIAPSDSDGSEEEFKPDQAASSSEEEEEEEGTVSSAEEGEESNEASEADSPVKPAAKRKRPSGKTAPIKAKTPSTPAHTPKRVPAAVAADTKSRLSAFSAPENFESQTNGSGGAGGTTTWDHEKLEWLHDGRRKDGGRRRQSEEDYDPGSLYVPEDFLNRNTPGMRRWWQLKSTMYDTVIFYKVGKFYELYHMDAVVGVHELGLTFMRGTWAHSGFPEIGFGRFSDVLVQKGYKVARVEQTETPDMMEARCKTMSRPTKFDKVVRREVCRIITRGTQTYSVLDGAPSESQSKFLLSLKEKAEEESSGRCRTYGVCFVDTSVGFFHVGQFSDDRHCSRLRTLIAHYAPAEVLFEKGNPSVETRKILKASLSSALQEGLTAGSQFWDAQKTLKTFSEEDYFSDQGKGSRFIPALLKKMTSDSDSLGLTPKEGYELALSALGGCVFYLKKCLVDQELLSMANFEEYVPVDVEMERAAGPAGFFAQTRQRMVLDGVTLANLEIFQNGSGGSEGTLLERLDSCCTPFGKRLLKQWICAPLCNPTSIKDRLDAVEDLMEAPAQATEVSDLLKKLPDLERLLSKIHSIGTLKDQDHPDSRAVLYEEVTYSKRKIADFLSALEGFQTMQEVISVLAPVAGESRSGLLRQVLTLKTEKEGLFPDLSAELRRWETAFDHKKARTTGVITPKTGFDPEFDQALTSITSCERELQDYLDRQKKRLGCKNMSYWGSGRNRYQMEVPDSVSERSIPEEYDVKSTKKGWKRYVTKETERMFSELQGFEEKRDAALKDCMRRLFYNFDKNYKDWKTGVECMAVLDVLLALSRYSQGGDGPMTRPQVILPESDDEVAPFLDLTGSRHPCVTKTFFGDDFIPNDIFIGCPGSSEGAEVTGHASCVLVTGPNMGGKSTLMRQCGLVIILAQLGCYVPAESLRFSPVDRVFTRLGASDRIMAGESTFFVELSETASILHHATTHSLVLLDELGRGTATYDGTAIASAVVKELAEKICCRTLFSTHYHSLVEDYAHCPAVRLGHMACMVENECEDPSQETITFLYKFISGACPKSYGFNAARLANLPEEVIQSGHRKAREFEKSTISLRLFKKLCQFAEDASLGNTHFSSLVQMLNSL from the exons ATGGCGAAGCAGAGCAACCTCTTCAACTTCTTCACCAAGTCCCCTCCTCCGGTCCCCAAGCCCAAACCCAGTCCCTCTCCGACCGAGGCGGACCTGCCCTCCAAGTCCAACTCCTCTCCGAAAGAGCAAGCCAAGCAGACCCCGAACCAGCAGCCTGCCAAGGGGCCGAAGACTGGCTCCAAGGCTGCTAAAGGAGGATTCAACAAACTGTTTGGAGATAAAACTCCAGCACCCAAAGAAAG cagctccacatgCTCTTTAAATGCTGGAGCTCTGGTGTGGACCAAACTGGAGGGACACCCCTGGTGGCCGTGCATGGTGGTGCCTCAGCCTCTGACCGGTCTGCAGATGAAGGGAAGGGGGCGGGACCAGCGCATACACGTTCACTTCTTTGATGAACCCCCGACCAGAGGATGGGTCAGCACCAAATACGTCAGAGAGTACAAAG GCTCTGACAGCAGCGAGGCGAAAACAGGAGGAGTGTTCTTCAGCGGTAAACCGGTGATCCGTCGGGCGATGGAGCTGGCTGACAGAGCTCGGTCTGACGGTCCTGAGGAGAGGCTGAAgatgcctctctgtgtggatccatctgatgatgaagaggaggatgaggatgaagacaTGGAG ctggATAAATCCACGTTGTCCGATGAAGAcatcagtgatgatgatgagtacAAAAACGAAGACAAGAAGTCCCCGAAGGTCAGCCGACGTTCGTCCAGAGcttcaaaagaaaaaggaaacaaggCCAAACGTCGGCGCATCATCGCGCCCTCAGACAGCGACGGGTCAGAAGAGGAATTCAAACCGGATCAGGCGGCGTCCagcagcgaggaggaggaggaggaggaaggtacTGTGAGCAGCGccgaggaaggagaggagagcaaCGAGGCGTCAGAAGCAGATAGTCCCGTGAAGCCGGCTGCAAAACGTAAACGTCCTTCAGGAAAGACCGCCCCCATCAAAGCGAAGACGCCTTCCACGCCGGCTCACACGCCAAAACGAGTTCCTGCAGCCGTCGCCGCTGACACCAAATCTCGCCTCTCTGCGTTCTCTGCTCCTGAGAACTTCGAGAGTCAGACTAACGGATCAGGGGGCGCCGGAGGGACCACGACCTGGGACCACGAGAAGCTGGAGTGGTTGCACGATGGGAGAAGGAAAGATGGCGGACGGCGTCGACAGTCAGAGGAGGACTACGACCCGGGCAGCCTGTACGTGCCTGAAGACTTCCTGAACAGGAACACGCCCGGGATGCGGCGCTGGTGGCAGCTCAAGTCCACGATGTACGACACCGTCATCTTCTACAAAGTGGGCAAGTTCTACGAGCTGTACCACATGGACGCCGTGGTCGGGGTCCACGAGCTGGGCCTCACCTTCATGAGGGGGACCTGGGCGCACTCCGGGTTCCCAGAGATCGGCTTCGGGCGTTTCTCAGACGTGCTGGTCCAGAAAGGCTACAAGGTGGCTCGCGTGGAGCAGACGGAGACCCCCGACATGATGGAGGCCCGCTGTAAGACCATGTCCCGGCCCACCAAGTTCGACAAGGTGGTGAGAAGAGAGGTGTGCCGGATCATCACGAGGGGGACCCAGACGTACAGCGTGCTGGACGGGGCGCCGTCTGAGAGTCAGAGTAAGTTCCTCCTGAGTCTGAAGGAGAAGGCGGAGGAGGAGAGCTCGGGTCGGTGCCGGACCTACGGAGTCTGCTTTGTGGACACGTCTGTGGGGTTCTTCCATGTGGGGCAGTTCTCAGACGACCGTCACTGCTCTCGTCTGCGTACCCTGATCGCTCACTACGCCCCCGCTGAGGTCCTCTTTGAGAAGGGGAACCCGTCTGTGGAGACCCGCAAGATCCTCAAAGCGTCCCTGTCCTCGGCGCTCCAGGAAGGACTGACCGCAGGGTCCCAGTTCTGGGACGCACAGAAGACTCTGAAAACCTTCTCAGAGGAGGACTACTTCAGCGATCAGGGGAAGGGGTCCCGCTTCATTCCTGCTCTCCTGAAGAAGATGACCTCTGACAGCGACTCTCTGGGTCTCACTCCTAAAGAGGGCTACGAGCTGGCCCTGTCGGCTCTGGGGGGGTGCGTCTTCTACCTGAAGAAGTGTCTGGTGGACCAGGAGCTGCTCTCCATGGCGAACTTTGAAGAGTACGTCCCTGTGGATGTGGAGATGGAGAGAGCTGCAGGACCTGCAGGGTTCTTCGCTCAGACCCGGCAGAGGATGGTCCTGGATGGGGTGACCCTGGCCAACCTGGAGATCTTTCAGAACGGCTCAGGAGGATCAGAAGGGACTCTGCTGGAGAGACTGGACTCCTGCTGTACCCCGTTTGGTAAGAGGCTTTTGAAGCAGTGGATCTGTGCTCCCCTGTGTAACCCCACATCCATAAAGGACCGGCTGGACGCCGTGGAGGACCTGATGGAGGCTCCCGCTCAGGCCACAGAGGTATCAGACCTGCTGAAGAAGCTCCCAGACTTGGAGCGTCTCCTCAGTAAAATCCACAGCATCGGCACCCTGAAGGACCAGGACCACCCCGACAGCAGGGCCGTCCTCTACGAGGAGGTCACCTACAGCAAACGCAAGATCGCAGACTTCCTGTCCGCCCTGGAAGGATTCCAGACCATGCAGGAGGTCATCTCAGTCCTCGCTCCGGTCGCAGGAGAGTCCCGCTCCGGTCTGCTCCGCCAAGTGTTgactctgaaaactgaaaaagaagGCCTCTTCCCGGACCTCTCTGCTGAACTCCGGCGCTGGGAGACCGCCTTCGACCACAAGAAGGCTCGCACCACGGGGGTCATCACCCCCAAGACCGGCTTCGACCCGGAGTTCGACCAAGCCCTGACCTCCATCACGAGCTGCGAGCGCGAGCTGCAGGACTACCTGGACCGACAGAAGAAGAGGCTGGGCTGCAAGAACATGTCCTACTGGGGGTCGGGGAGGAACCGCTACCAGATGGAGGTGCCGGACTCGGTCTCTGAGAGGAGCATCCCCGAGGAGTACGACGTGAAGTCCACAAAGAAAGGCTGGAAGCGGTACGTTACCAAGGAGACGGAGAGGATGTTCTCTGAGCTGCAGGGCTTCGAGGAGAAGAGGGACGCGGCTCTGAAGGACTGCATGAGGAGACTCTTCTACAACTTCGACAAGAACTACAAAGACTGGAAGACCGGCGTGGAGTGCATGGCGGTCCTCG acgTCCTCCTCGCTCTGTCCCGCTACAGTCAGGGCGGCGACGGGCCGATGACCAGACCTCAGGTGATTCTCCCTGAGAGTGATGATGAGGTGGCGCCCTTCCTCGACCTCACCGGATCTCGCCATCCTTGCGTCACGAAGACCTTCTTTGGAGACGACTTCATTCCTAACGACATCTTCATCGGCTGCCCGGGAAGCAGCGAGGGCGCCGAGGTGACCGGCCACGCCTCCTGCGTCCTCGTCACAGGGCCGAACATGGGCGGGAAGTCCACCCTCATGAGACAG TGTGGACTGGTGATCATCCTGGCTCAGCTGGGCTGCTACGTTCCTGCTGAGAGTCTCCGCTTCTCTCCGGTGGACCGGGTCTTCACTCGGCTGGGCGCCTCAGATCGGATCATGGCAG GAGAGAGCACCTTCTTCGTGGAGCTGAGCGAGACCGCCAGCATCCTGCACCACGCCACCACACACTCCCTGGTGCTCCTGGACGAGTTAg GAAGGGGCACAGCCACGTATGACGGCACAGCCATCGCCAGCGCCGTGGTGAAGGAGCTGGCTGAGAAAATCTGCTGCCGCACGCTCTTCTCCACCCATTACCACTCCCTGGTGGAGGACTACGCCCACTGCCCCGCCGTGAGGCTGGGTCACATG GCGTGCATGGTGGAGAACGAATGTGAGGACCCGAGTCAGGAGACGATCACATTCCTCTACAAGTTCATCTCCGGCGCTTGTCCCAAGAGTTACGGCTTCAACGCAGCTCGCCTGGCCAACCTGCCCGAGGAGGTCATCCAATCAGGACACAGGAAGGCCCGAGAGTTTGAGAAGAGCACCATCAGCCTCCGCCTCTTCAA gaaGCTGTGTCAGTTCGCTGAAGATGCCTCTCTGGGAAACACACACTTCTCCTCTCTG gtcCAGATGTTGAACAGTCTTTAG